agatattttattgtaagtatatgttaacggcaaaataagaactcaactttatgagaaacgggatgatttcaacttcttcatcgtcaacttcccatatttatgtagcaatattccattatcacctgcatatcgtgtttacatctcaattgattcgatacgcaagagcttgttctgcgtatggtcagtttttaaatcgaagcaggctactgacaaacaagatgatggtacaggggtaccaacagtctcgtttaaaataaacattttgcaaattctatggtcattataacgatctagtttgccaatacaacctatcattgggtcaaatgttgtctgacgtggtTCGTGCCGATAGTTAGGCCGTTGTTGGCACACTGGTttcgactgcggataactcagtttacttgatcaagatattagggctcacggcgggtgtgaccagttgacaggggatgtttactcctcctatgcacctgatctcacctctggtgtgtttgcccaactatctattttgtattacttatgggagttatgagactgatcactgttcgttatcttcacctttcattggatCATGGAATTGTGTTTGCTTGTATGGGTTTTGTGTCgtttggaatccagtataggtaccgTATGCATTCGTCCCATTGGCTAGTATactaaatgtgtttaaaaccgAAACGTAATTTTGAAAGGGAACTTAGAGTATAAGTAGTACTACCAAATGCGGAATTACTGTcatgttcgtttaaaatacagttgtaacgatctcccataaagaatataaattAAGGGAAGAGCAAACATCTGGACGCGTCAGAAGCTGAATCAGGTCTATAGGAGTAGTAAGCCCCCTTGTTGACTGATCACAACCTCCATGAGCAccatatcttggtcaggtaaaaggagtaatccgtagtgaaaatcagtataaaaacaatggtttaacaattggtatatAACGCGTCAGACAACGTTTGACGCTGTGATAGCTTGTTTTTGCAAggtagatcattataatgaccaaataatttgcattttaattctAAACCCTAAGCAGAATTGAtcttcatatacatacatgtacaaaataaatcttacaacaaaatataatcaGTTTAAACAGTATTCTACACAATCCTCTCTACACATGatacattaattttcaatattacgATTGTGGGATAAGCAAATTCCACCGAGAGGATAAGATTCGCaatctaggacgaggctttgtcGAGTCTTAGACATCGAATCTTTTtacagaggtggaatttcccttgCGTTAATAATAAAGGATTTCTTTTcccacagtttagtgcataaattcacGTGCTTtgggaaaattcaaaattatcaaaatcctcattttaacttcaatgcaaaaactaattagagaatcagaaagagcatacctgaaaatggtttacaTGGGTAAaaactggtgataatgtgagaaaaggGTATCTCAGTAGTGATATTGATGGTGACATCGAAATTTCGTTTATTCTAAATAAAGGTTTGTTTGAATAACATCATTATAAATTTGAAACCATGTGATCTTATCTTCCTTACTTGACCGTTCGCGATAGCTGAGTGGTAGAGTGTTTGCATTGTAACCGAGAGGTTGTGAGTTAGAGTCCCGATCATACCATGACCTTGTCAATCATGAGTATTGATTGCTCCTCGGCTTTCAAAGACGTAAGAACGACAGGGTTTATAGAATGACATTAAAAACGAAGGCCCTGTGTCGCAACAGGCGTTGGAACGTTAAAGAGTGCTCACCGTTACGGCACCCAAGATTAAGCATAGGTTTAGAATGGTATTTCGTTTTTGATTTCTGTGTTTATAACAGTTTTTATAAGTTATTCTAGCTCTCGGATATATGTCAGTTATCAACACCTACATAAAGCGATAAAGAAAGATTCTGTTTGAGGGTGCCTAAGTTATTCGTTAAAGGGGTAACGTAAAATTTAACCAGAAGATAATGGCGTTTCACTGGAATTACACCATTTATGATCATGGCTCATCCCCATTAAAAGTGGAACTATTTATCATCctattttgaatttaaagatGTTAACCGGTTTCCCTGATCTCCTTATCCATGcactttattttattatttgaaCTTTTTAAACTCATCCAGAAATTCTTACAACGTTGAACATGTCTTAAAAATGTTTAGTTATGTCTTTTGAAACCGTTTTGGAAAAGAATTTTACCTAACCCTAAAGTACCTCATGCATTTCATAACCGAGAACATTCCTTGTAGTctgaataaacattatttacttcaATTAGATGTATTATTCGTTTAAATGTCAAGCTTCGGTTACTATACAGGATCAACACAATACAGCAAGAACCATCTACTTAAAATTTTATCGATCGTTAAAAACATTTCATGCGATCTAGGGACTAATTTCAAACTTCTCAGACAAATTGAATGAAATGGCCGGTATACAGACGAAACTTTGCAAAGCAATGAACCTGACATGTTCCGTCCATTGTAGCGACTTGTTACCGCTGTTTTGTAAAGACTGTGACCACCTCCTGTGTTGTGACTGTGTAACACGTGATCACGCTGGACATAAACTCTGTAACGTGTCGGATGTTGTCAAAGATCATCAGCTTGCACTCCAGAAGGTCTTAAACAACGAAAAGTCAATGCTATTCTTAAGGAGACTCCTTGCAGATTCACAGAGAGAACAGCATCGGTTAGCTTTGCACACTGAAGATCTTCTTCGAAATGTTATCAACAGAGAAGAAGAGATTATTGCGAAAGTGAAAATTTGGAGAGGAAATACGATGGATGTAATCAAGAATTTCAGGGAGCAACGTGACACGTATTTGAAGGAGAAAATATCTACTATTTCAACTATCCTTAACAAAAGAGAAAAAGGCTTCTACCTCGAATCAGAAAGaagtaaactggaaatcacACACATTAATTGTGAAGTGCGGCGTCTCCTTAAATATATGCCGAATTCGTTGGTGGATGAAACGTCTGATCTCATTAGGTATGAATTAGAACGGCCCAGTGGCAGTTCCaattatatttttggaaaaatatCAGAAAAAGAAATGTCTTCAGATGAAATTCCTTCCGATGAGGCTGAAAAAGTAAACATCCTTGGAGAGAATAGGGACGATAAAGGGGAGTTTCATGACTGTGTTGAATTGCATAGATACAGATTTCGTGAAGATTCAATCAAAGATATCATACCATTGCAAAATCTTCACACATTTCTTCTGAGTTCTGGTACAGTGTACCTTTGCGATCTAAATAAAGACGATTTTGACGCAAAGACGATTCTCTCCGAAGTGCATCAGATTGCTCACATACCTACTTCCGGTGATGTACTATGCCTGATGAAAggtttcaaagaaataaaacgTATTGCTGTTGGTAATGTCGTCACAACGTTTCTGCATTTCACTGGAAGTAGCGAGTTCACATCCGTGAGCTCAGGCGGCAATGAAACGTACGCATGTGTATCACGGAAATCCGatatacatgcatgcatacttGATATATTCAATGAATTGGGTGTgatattaaaaacatttaatatcTATATCACTACCGATGATAGGTGGAGGTTGATAAAAAAGAATAAGCAACAACATCCGACTAAAATCTAATGAATCTGGTGTGATGTTGAAAGAGTTTGGCAACTGGAGGTTGATGAGAACCATGAATGGAAGGTACTGTATCCGTACACAGTCCAACATCGTCCAACTAATTAATTTAAAACTTGGAGAAACAACAAAAACCTATACAGGATCTGTAGGAACTGATCCGGGATCTAGATTCTGTACGACGGGGATGACGACAGACAACCACAACAACATCTTACTGGTTGTGCAAAACGATAACGCCATCCATCTTCTGGACAAGTCTTTGACATTCCAGAAACTTCTGATGACTGCTGAGGACGGTCTCCACTGTCCCACGTCTGTCGCTCTAGATAGGGATGGTTATCTGTGGGTAGGGTGTGAAGACggacagatacatgtagtgaaTTATCAATATCTGCTCAACACGGATAGAGAAACAAGGCTGAAGGTTAAATAAATACTGGGTTATTTCACTCCAAGCACAAGAAGCCAAACGTACAGACTGAATATATCGATAGTTTATTGTCTGATAAACTGTTGTTATCAATTTGTTTATGGTTAATTGCGATGGAAGTACACGGATGCATGTGACTTTACGGTAAAGAATAAAGAATCAAAACTAAATGTTAAAACTAAATGTTATTTCCCATCATTTGAATTCATTGATACAGTTGAGGATGGAATCGTGTTCTGTAGTTCTCTGATTTGAATCTAAAGGGCAGCTCGTAAAATATGACACTGTCTTTGTTACCTAGATGAACTTACGACGAACATCACTGAAGTAAATTCGCAAGAACTTCTCTAGTTATCGGGAACATTGCAAAATAAGAATAATCGGAATCAAATCTACACGAGAAGTTAAAAAGAGAAACAAGAAAGAGATCGCCATTTTCATTATTATGAACATGCACGCGGGCTGACGTTTCCAATTGTCTCATTTCATGGTGTATGATGACCAGTGATTCTTTACAAGATTATAACCTCGTCTACATGATAATGGTAGACAGCTTAAGGCAGATATGACCATTCAAttgggtatgcttactcctacacaaatatattttgattttatattctgATACACGTTTTCTTTAACAGTACttcaataaaagaaattatataatCTAATTTATCGTTAGTTATATTTAGCATTGTAGTATGTTTGAAGTTTAAtaaatgaatacaaaaaatattaatttatttgaaTTCCTCATTTGCAAATATG
Above is a genomic segment from Ostrea edulis chromosome 3, xbOstEdul1.1, whole genome shotgun sequence containing:
- the LOC125675625 gene encoding uncharacterized protein LOC125675625, which gives rise to MAGIQTKLCKAMNLTCSVHCSDLLPLFCKDCDHLLCCDCVTRDHAGHKLCNVSDVVKDHQLALQKVLNNEKSMLFLRRLLADSQREQHRLALHTEDLLRNVINREEEIIAKVKIWRGNTMDVIKNFREQRDTYLKEKISTISTILNKREKGFYLESERSKLEITHINCEVRRLLKYMPNSLVDETSDLIRYELERPSGSSNYIFGKISEKEMSSDEIPSDEAEKVNILGENRDDKGEFHDCVELHRYRFREDSIKDIIPLQNLHTFLLSSGTVYLCDLNKDDFDAKTILSEVHQIAHIPTSGDVLCLMKGFKEIKRIAVGNVVTTFLHFTGSSEFTSVSSGGNETYACVSRKSDIHACILDIFNELGVILKTFNIYITTDDRWRLIKKNKQQHQFGNWRLMRTMNGRYCIRTQSNIVQLINLKLGETTKTYTGSVGTDPGSRFCTTGMTTDNHNNILLVVQNDNAIHLLDKSLTFQKLLMTAEDGLHCPTSVALDRDGYLWVGCEDGQIHVVNYQYLLNTDRETRLKVK